GGTCAGTACGTCGCGTTAGGGAGTAGGATAGAGTATCTGAGTAGAGCGTTTatcgaagctgcggggataagactaaaCCTTCCACAGTAAAGGTAGTAGGAGAAGGCCATTGGCCGGAATTATTTTAAGTCTCGCGTGAGCccaggataagctgctttcGATCGACACACTACGGGCTAAAGGTGTCGAACCTCTAATCCCACCGATAAGAAGTCGGACCTCGAGTCGTGACTCGTGAGAGGAAATGTCAGGCCCCGAAACTCccagaggagaggtttgtgtgttTAACCTCGAGTTTTTATGATGagaggtcggatctcgagtcgcaagaggagagatcaggccttgaGTCTGAAGTGTTTGGGGCTTCCTACGGTAGGGGAAATAAACATATAGTTATAGTTAACTGTTCAGCTCGATAGTCCCGCTTCGACTGACTTTTTCATTCTTCGTATATGACATTCGTAGTCGGGTCACTCGCGAACGATCTTAGAGCGACTCTCTCGTTAACGTAAAAGCTCAGACACGACAGCCTCTACAAGAGGAGGGATATGCGTGATAACCCTCGACTTTCGAGTCGCTACGATGAGAGATTAGGCATTTGGTAGAACAGAGGTATGTGTAAGCGTATGTAAACTTCGAGTTACTGCGAGGAGGGTCGGATCTCGAGCcattagaggagagatcaggccttaaGCCGCCAGGGGAGTTTGTGCTGGAATCTCGCGTCATTACGAGGAGATATGGGTCTCGAATCGTTAGAGATCAGGTATCGAGTCGTAATAAGGTGAGGGATTGCTAAAAGTAATCTCGTCTATGAATATTCCGTGGAGCACACAGTGTTATACCACGTTATACGTTCGAGATGTGGTAATTCGCCGTGTCTGGAAATGCAATCCGTTAACCAGGATTTGCTACCTGGGTTCTCGCTGATCATAGGCTTTCTATAATTCCACAAAGATCTTCCGAGATCTTCAGCTGGATGAGCTTGGTTAGCGCAGCTCTGCCCGATGTTTCGATGATAGAGCGGACTCCACTGTGCTGCGAGCTAATTCGAATGCCGGAGGGTCCGCCTCTATTCTTGGAATTCCATTGGATTCGTCTCTTATTCATCTTCTCTAGTACCTTATTTACCAGCGATATCCAGTTGATGTAAAGAGTGCGATGTACATGTGTAACATCACAGCATTCCCTTAGAGTAGTATCTTAGGGGTACAGCAGTTTCGAAGCCCATTGTTATTCAGGTTCCGCCCCCATTTTAACACTTCGCAGGCGTTAGCTTGTTCTCTTCACCgtttaatttcaaatctgtcacGGCATTCGATCCCACACGTTAGCAAACCGAAAATGTTCGTTATCCGTGAATGATTTTCTGAAGCACCGAATATCTATTATGGATTCAGGtccatttattgaaatttctggGAGTGTTCACATTCACAAAACTGAGTTCAGCTTTGTCAGAGCTTAGAACTTTGTCCACTGCCCTTCGTAAGGCGACTACTCGACTCCTCGAGTCATACGTTGAAGTCCTTACATTATTCAACATTTGATTCAATTGAAATGAGCTTTTTTCCATTGAATACACGGGTTTTTCTGATTCTTCAAAAGATGTCTTTGGATAGTTCAAACAAAATGCACATTCAAACACAGATTATTTCTGTAACTGGTGATACTTGTACTTGTTACTGACGACGTTGTAGAACTAGATCTGTTTGAACATCTCCTTCTTAGGCTTTTCGTAGGATTTCCCTGGATCTTTGGTTTCGTTTGTTAAAGGGTATGACGTGACGTTCACGCGAATAAAGACACACAtgttatttccttttttatggGCAGTTTATATtaaggataataaaaaaaactttcttaccCGGACCGTAAGGTTTGGATGGTATCTTATCGTATCAGGACGATTCAAGcttattattgtttatttatcaATTCGGTTGTATACTGTTTATAATATGCTTACTGTTTGTAATATGCTACGATTCAACTCCAACACACAATATTTATTCATAGaatctgaaatattaaaattcaatttaaaattgttacaaatatttcaacaatcatctTACTATTTCAGCTCCGACGTCGAGGTAAAGCAGACGGAGCTAACCGAAACTGTCGAAGTCGAGAACCGCAAGAACGATAACAAGCGGAAGGAGAAAAAGGCGAAAGCCAGAGACGAAAGCGACGAGGACAATGAGGACGCGGTCGGGAAAGTGACCGAAGAGGTCAAAAAGCTGACCGTcaaggagaagaaaaaatccAAGAAAGCGGAACAGAAAGACTCCGATGCAGATGATGCCGAAGAAGATGATGGGGGCAGCAAAAAGGCTTCcaagaaaaagggaaaatctgcTGGTGGAGGACCCGTTGGGTTTTCGCTGCTAATGGccgatgatgacgacgacgatgaacAGGAAGATACCATGCGGGATGACGACGAGGATGAAGCCCCCAAAAAAGGCAAAGCAAAGGGCGGTAAAAAGCCGAAGGAGGAAGAAGAGTCGACTCAATCAAAGGGTGGTAAAAAGAGTAAGAAAgataagaagaaaaagaagggaGACAGCGATGAAGAGGACATAGAGAAGATGCTTGCAGAGTTGGAGATGGAATACTCTGGAGCCAAACCTGCACCAACGGGTGACGATAACGCAGCTCCAACGGAGTCCAAGGAGCCAGAAAAGAAGAAAGACAAAAAGGATAAAAAGAAGAAGGAAGAACCTGCTCCGGTTGTCGAAGCAGCAGACAAGCAAGATGATGGCGAAGTTCACATCAAAACTGCTGCTGAAAAACGAAAGGAGAAGAAGGAACGTCAGAAGGCCAACAAACAACAGGAAAAAGATGCGGAAGGTGAAAAGCCGCAAGACGATTCTCCTAAGGAGTCCAAAGAATCTACCCCGGCTCCTGAACCGGAAGTTGTTGGCGAcagtaaaaagaaaaagaagaagggTAAAAAGGAAGAAGGAGAAGCTACCCCTGCTCCTGCTGAAGAAAAACCATCTGCAGCTACTGGAAAAGCTACTACTGAAGCTGCTGGAAAACCAAGCGATGCTGCGGCCAAAGAAGGTGACAAGAAAAAGAAAGGTCCCAATAAGGCGGCTATCGCTTTGATGCAAGAGCGATTGAAGGCAATCCGCGAGGAAGAGGAACGTCTCAAGCGcgaagaagaagaaaaggaaCGATTAGCTGAAGAAGCGGAAAAAATGCGATTAGAACAGTTGCGACTGGaacaagagaaaaaggaaaagaagaaacaaaaggaaaaagaaCGTAAAGAACGTTTGAAGGCTGAAGGAAAACTGTTAACCGCGAAACAGAAGCAGGATCGCATGCGAGCACAAGCTATGTTGGAAGCATTGAAGGCCCAAGGTGTCGAAATTCCTGAAGCTGGCACAGAGAAAAAGGTTCGATTAGGAACACGAATCCGCCCGAAGAAGAAGGATGAAGGTGCTAAAGAGGGCGATTCCAAAGAAGACAGTCCAACTGGTGACGATGAAAAAACTGAACAGCAACTAGCAGATGAAGCAGAGAAGGCCGATGAAGTAAAAGATTCTTGGGATGCTTCGGATAGTGAAGACGAGAAAACGAAAGATCAAAAGCCGGATAAAGAAGCTCAAAAACCTGAACCAgtaaagcaagcgaaaaaagaGGAATCTGATGAAGAAGATGAAAGTGATTCAGATGATGATGGCTCGGAAGAAGAAACTGAAAGTGAAGACGATTCGGAAGCAGATGATCGTCCAGAAGCAGAAAAGATGAAACAACGTGCTCTGGAACGTATTGCTAAAAGAACTCAAGATGCAGAAAAGAAACGTACAACAGATAACTTGCGTGCTGCCATAGTTTGCGTCCTGGGACACGTAGACacaggaaaaacaaaaatcttagaCAAGTTACGTCGTACGAACGTACAAGATGCCGAAGCAGGTGGTATCACCCAACAAATCGGTGCTACTAATGTCCCTATTGAAAATATTAAGGAGCAAACGAAATTTGTCAAAGGATTTTCAGATACCACTTTCAAGCTGCCAGGTTTACTTATTATTGACACGCCTGGTCACGAATCCTTCAGTAATTTACGTACTCGAGGTTCTTCGCTGTGCGATATTGCTATCCTAGTCGTTGATATTATGCATGGGCTCGAACCGCAAACCATAGAATCTATCAATATACTTAAGTCTAAACGTACTCCATTTGTAGTAGCCCTCAATAAGATAGATCGTCTGTATGACTGGAATACGGCGAACCGCCGAGACGTTAGAGATATCATAAAAAGTCAAGCATCCAACACTCAACTGGAGTTCACTCAGCGCACAAAAGAAGTAATCGTTCAATTCGCCGAGCAAGGTTTGAATGCTGCTCTCTACTATGAGAACCCTGATCCCAAAACGTATATTTCCCTCATCCCGACTAGTGCCATCACTGGCGAAGGAATGGGTAATCTGCTGTTCCTAATTGTTCAGTTCTGTCAGAAGCAGCTGGCTAAGCGTTTGATGTACAGCGAAGATTTGCAAGCTAGTGTTTTGGAAGTGAAAGCTATCCCCGGTCTGGGAACCACCATCGATGTCATTTTGGTCAACGGTAAACTCCGGGAGGGTGAAACCATGATTCTGGCCGGTACGGAGGGACCAATTGTGACTCCGATAAAGGCGCTACTCATGCCGCAACCCATGAAGGAACTGCGTGTCAAGAATGCGTACATCGAGCACAAGGAAGTCATCGCTGCTCAGGGTGTCAAGATTGCAGCTAAAGAGCTTGAAAAGGCCATCGCTGGGTTGAATATCCAGATTGCTCAGAAGCCGGATGAGGTGGAAATTTTCAAGTGAGTTGATTAGTTCAGTTAATCGAGagtttttaattaattgaatGTATGTTTTTCACTTTTAGGGATATTGTGGCTCGTGACTTGAGATCGGTGCTTAGCAGTATTAAGCTTAGTGAACGTGGTGTGTACGTTCAAGCGTCAACGCTGGGATCGCTCGAAGCTTTGCTGGAGTTCCTGAGGACCTCGAAAATTCCGGTGAGTAATGCTTATACTCTGTTGACTGAGTTATAGTTGTAACGCTGGGTGGGTGTACTGACCACTAAACTATCGAGGATTTGTTTTAtatcttttatatattttattcaatactTCGTTGGATCGTTCACATTTTGacaaaggttgccgaaaaaatataCAGGGTGTCGAGGTAAAAGTGATACACTCATAAAAACCAAACCAGTTTTTTTGTAGCGCTGAAATGGTATAGTGGTTTAAACGGTGCGAGCCTGGTGACGCCAGGCGTTATTCCTCTGTGGAATCGATTTCAATAAACTCCTTTTAAATCATCTGTatttttattaaggcattttttaTACGAACTTGATGTTTCCCTCGAAGAGATACCATTGACTTAGCACTAAGCGTACAtgtttcgaggatatgatggctaaaattttacaaatgctgaaaccaTCATCCCACAGAGAGGATACTATGCAtaccgtgaccgagattcgaacTAATGACCGTTGGTTTAGAAAACTTGAATGCTTACTAGAGAAGTTTCTTATTGCCAAGTGTATTTACTTGTTTATTATGTTAGTAGAAGAGCAAGCTGTAATGGTCGCGGCCCACTCAACTGTTAGCAAATAAATTAAGATGGACTCAACATCTCTAAGTAGCAGAATTGCAATGCATTTAGTtgaaatctttcatttttttgttagatAACGGCCCATAGTCGCTTTTCGAAGACATTACAAGCTGCACGCAAAATTTCTTAAGACGAGACCCACCtataatgtgatttttttttcgaatgatcGAATGAAAACTGTTGGAGCCGTCGCAAGCTTCTGAAAATGGATATTAatctgtttttaccctcaattcttccgaataaatcaacaaaaaaacatgttcggactttttaacaaaatgttacctatattgtgttattttttccaaggaatcaaaTTAAAACTTCTTAGAATGTaaagggtccggcaattgaaatGCTACAACACTTTAGGAGTGATTATTACGGAGTATACAAAACCGAGTTAGATGACACCTTGTCACCTTGTTAACATTATGTCTAAGATGTCagaggatatttttgttaattttgtaatcaagtgtttttttttgtaaaaatagtcctCGAACCTTAACGTAGTGCTTTGAATGCCTTGTTCCAGTGAAACGGTAGAAAGACATATTTCGTGAGTTGCCCAATgagtgtatgtattttttttatgttggctcgcacttggaagatacctggagatcagGAGTACCCAAGTATAATATGGTGGGGATCGTAAAGCTACAGTGGCGACACCTACCATGGTGAAGATCATCAAGATGCACCCTGAGAGAATTTCTTGACGTAGTAACACTAAATTGGCGTTAGATTTTAATACACCGGATCAAAATCGCCATCGGATCTTGGAAGATGATCTTTAGGCCCAGCCTTACAAGATCCTAAGATTTCAAGACCTCTCGTTTGAACAGAAGCAAGAGCGGGTAGAAAGGGCGAAAGTGCAGCTTACGCGGTCCAATCAATtcaccgaatattcggtcgaatattctgttgagttttcaat
This sequence is a window from Uranotaenia lowii strain MFRU-FL chromosome 3, ASM2978415v1, whole genome shotgun sequence. Protein-coding genes within it:
- the LOC129752100 gene encoding eukaryotic translation initiation factor 5B; the encoded protein is MGKAKKGKKDAAAVAAPGDEGSDVEVKQTELTETVEVENRKNDNKRKEKKAKARDESDEDNEDAVGKVTEEVKKLTVKEKKKSKKAEQKDSDADDAEEDDGGSKKASKKKGKSAGGGPVGFSLLMADDDDDDEQEDTMRDDDEDEAPKKGKAKGGKKPKEEEESTQSKGGKKSKKDKKKKKGDSDEEDIEKMLAELEMEYSGAKPAPTGDDNAAPTESKEPEKKKDKKDKKKKEEPAPVVEAADKQDDGEVHIKTAAEKRKEKKERQKANKQQEKDAEGEKPQDDSPKESKESTPAPEPEVVGDSKKKKKKGKKEEGEATPAPAEEKPSAATGKATTEAAGKPSDAAAKEGDKKKKGPNKAAIALMQERLKAIREEEERLKREEEEKERLAEEAEKMRLEQLRLEQEKKEKKKQKEKERKERLKAEGKLLTAKQKQDRMRAQAMLEALKAQGVEIPEAGTEKKVRLGTRIRPKKKDEGAKEGDSKEDSPTGDDEKTEQQLADEAEKADEVKDSWDASDSEDEKTKDQKPDKEAQKPEPVKQAKKEESDEEDESDSDDDGSEEETESEDDSEADDRPEAEKMKQRALERIAKRTQDAEKKRTTDNLRAAIVCVLGHVDTGKTKILDKLRRTNVQDAEAGGITQQIGATNVPIENIKEQTKFVKGFSDTTFKLPGLLIIDTPGHESFSNLRTRGSSLCDIAILVVDIMHGLEPQTIESINILKSKRTPFVVALNKIDRLYDWNTANRRDVRDIIKSQASNTQLEFTQRTKEVIVQFAEQGLNAALYYENPDPKTYISLIPTSAITGEGMGNLLFLIVQFCQKQLAKRLMYSEDLQASVLEVKAIPGLGTTIDVILVNGKLREGETMILAGTEGPIVTPIKALLMPQPMKELRVKNAYIEHKEVIAAQGVKIAAKELEKAIAGLNIQIAQKPDEVEIFKDIVARDLRSVLSSIKLSERGVYVQASTLGSLEALLEFLRTSKIPVSNAYTLLTEL